A window of Lentibacillus sp. Marseille-P4043 contains these coding sequences:
- a CDS encoding PTS sugar transporter subunit IIB, with translation MKIILVCSAGMSTSMLVNKMRKSAEERGLEAEINAVAESELKNNVDGLDVVLIGPQVRYLEKKIKAQVEPQGIKADIIDQMAYGMIQGDKVLDQALNLIKE, from the coding sequence ATGAAAATTATCTTAGTATGTTCAGCAGGAATGTCAACATCTATGTTAGTGAATAAAATGCGCAAATCAGCTGAAGAAAGGGGCTTGGAAGCAGAAATTAATGCCGTAGCGGAATCTGAATTGAAAAATAACGTCGATGGACTGGATGTTGTGTTAATCGGCCCACAAGTTCGCTACCTTGAGAAAAAAATAAAAGCACAAGTAGAACCACAAGGCATTAAAGCAGATATCATTGATCAAATGGCATACGGAATGATCCAGGGTGATAAAGTATTAGATCAAGCATTAAATTTAATTAAAGAGTAG
- a CDS encoding DUF2935 domain-containing protein → MQYYYGGQMPLRVLDETEFWKQQEAEHTVVMRELVQNLEKEFVDALKRWEDVLNTTHQHVKRFVESVIRSNNQLPPNLYQQVLELVSFCLQESVAFIQFCRQVKTESKAVSGNQTAKVVIDHIVDESEYFIGIAQTILYEQH, encoded by the coding sequence ATGCAATATTATTATGGAGGTCAGATGCCACTAAGGGTTTTGGATGAAACGGAATTTTGGAAGCAGCAAGAAGCTGAGCATACGGTGGTTATGCGGGAGCTCGTACAAAATTTGGAAAAGGAATTTGTTGATGCATTGAAGCGATGGGAAGATGTATTGAATACGACCCATCAACATGTTAAACGCTTTGTTGAGTCAGTCATTAGAAGCAATAATCAACTTCCGCCAAATTTGTATCAACAAGTGCTTGAACTCGTATCATTTTGCTTACAGGAAAGTGTAGCCTTTATTCAATTTTGCCGACAAGTCAAAACAGAAAGTAAAGCTGTTTCAGGCAATCAAACGGCAAAAGTTGTTATTGACCACATTGTCGATGAATCGGAGTATTTTATTGGCATAGCGCAAACGATTTTATATGAGCAACATTAA
- a CDS encoding ABC transporter ATP-binding protein codes for MSSFVTLKNIQHSYGQEAVIKNVDLSIPSGQIFGLLGPSGSGKTTLVKIIIGLLESSNGTVTIDGQQMPSLEAMENVGYMAQSDALYSELTAKQNLSFFASIYRIPKKQQKQRIQEVAEIVDLTGELDKPLELYSGGMKRRMSLAIALLHKPKLLILDEPTVGIDPVLRESIWQDLKKLQDEGATIIVTTHVMDEAEKCDRLALLRDGYLIAHGTPDELKAESGSETLEEAFLHFGKDVSTQV; via the coding sequence ATGTCATCATTTGTAACATTAAAAAACATTCAGCACAGCTACGGACAGGAAGCGGTAATAAAAAATGTTGATTTGTCTATTCCGAGTGGACAGATTTTCGGGCTGCTTGGTCCTTCTGGTTCAGGGAAAACGACGCTCGTGAAAATTATCATCGGCTTGCTTGAATCTAGTAATGGGACGGTTACAATCGATGGTCAACAGATGCCGTCCTTAGAGGCCATGGAAAATGTTGGCTACATGGCCCAGTCCGATGCGTTGTACAGTGAACTGACGGCCAAACAAAATCTTAGCTTTTTTGCTAGTATTTATCGCATTCCAAAGAAACAGCAAAAGCAGCGCATCCAGGAAGTTGCGGAAATAGTTGATTTAACGGGTGAACTTGATAAGCCCTTGGAACTTTATTCAGGCGGGATGAAACGCCGCATGTCACTAGCTATCGCACTGCTGCACAAGCCGAAATTATTGATCCTTGACGAGCCGACTGTGGGGATTGATCCGGTGCTTCGCGAATCGATTTGGCAAGATTTAAAAAAGCTGCAGGATGAGGGCGCAACGATTATTGTGACCACACATGTGATGGATGAGGCGGAAAAATGCGATCGCCTGGCATTATTAAGGGATGGCTATTTAATTGCGCATGGGACTCCGGATGAATTAAAAGCGGAAAGCGGCTCAGAAACATTAGAAGAAGCCTTTTTGCATTTTGGAAAAGATGTGAGCACACAAGTTTGA
- a CDS encoding ABC transporter permease: MRIRAIIKRIFQQFIQDKRSLALLFIAPLFVLTLLWVVLDMDQYEPTIAVTSVPDKLQTILEDEDASVEQMDGEKAAKALEDNTIDAHLTWEGKQPEITMEGSDPAATKAVQQLLNQASKQMNPNAIDLDVHFLHGSSDLQLFDNIGPVLIGLFVFFFVFLLSGVSFLRERTQGTLERLLATPLKRWEIVAGYMGGFGIFIILQSIIIAVYSIYVLDMYMAGSIFAVLVIAFLLAIAAQSLGTLMSAYAKNEFQMIQFIPIIVVPQVFFSGIFHTEQVGWINAIGKIMPLTYGGDALKEIMIRGQGLTTVMLDISVLIGFSLVFILLNIVALKRHRKL; this comes from the coding sequence GTGCGAATACGTGCGATTATTAAACGGATTTTTCAACAATTCATTCAGGATAAACGTAGCCTGGCATTGTTGTTTATTGCACCACTTTTTGTCCTGACATTGCTGTGGGTTGTGTTGGACATGGACCAATACGAACCAACGATTGCGGTTACTAGTGTGCCAGACAAATTACAGACCATTTTGGAAGACGAGGATGCGTCCGTCGAGCAAATGGACGGAGAAAAAGCAGCGAAGGCACTGGAGGACAATACGATTGATGCACACTTAACTTGGGAAGGAAAGCAGCCCGAAATAACAATGGAGGGAAGTGATCCCGCGGCGACAAAGGCTGTCCAACAGCTATTAAATCAAGCATCAAAACAAATGAATCCCAACGCAATTGATCTAGATGTACATTTCTTGCATGGATCATCTGATTTACAGTTGTTCGATAACATTGGCCCAGTGTTAATTGGCTTGTTCGTATTCTTCTTCGTTTTTCTATTAAGTGGGGTATCGTTTTTGCGTGAGCGTACGCAGGGGACCCTGGAGCGACTGCTAGCAACTCCATTAAAGCGTTGGGAAATTGTTGCTGGCTATATGGGCGGTTTTGGTATTTTTATTATTTTACAATCAATTATTATCGCTGTCTATTCTATTTACGTATTAGACATGTACATGGCAGGTTCGATTTTTGCGGTATTGGTAATTGCTTTTTTATTGGCAATCGCGGCTCAAAGTTTGGGAACGCTAATGTCGGCATATGCTAAAAATGAATTCCAAATGATCCAGTTCATCCCGATCATCGTTGTGCCGCAAGTTTTTTTCTCTGGGATTTTTCATACCGAACAGGTTGGCTGGATTAATGCAATCGGTAAAATTATGCCACTAACATATGGCGGCGATGCATTGAAGGAAATCATGATCCGCGGTCAGGGGCTCACAACGGTTATGCTCGATATTAGTGTATTAATCGGCTTTTCGTTGGTATTTATCCTGCTTAACATCGTAGCATTGAAACGGCATCGGAAATTATAG
- a CDS encoding TetR/AcrR family transcriptional regulator: MADKDESTRESMIEALRESEQMTPKQIKILEAAIELIAEKGYAATSTSEIAKRAGVAEGTIFRHYRTKKDLLISIVKPVISQFLAPLFAEKFVDDVFRKSHASFEDFLYLFMKNRFAFAQANLPLLKIVIQELAFHPEIKKAYQNTFIEKVYPAMNKTLDFYKAEGQLQSLPNDTIIRMIVPTILGFMITRFLVQPDREWDDEAEIKRTITYMLNGVGK, encoded by the coding sequence ATGGCAGATAAGGATGAATCAACACGCGAGTCCATGATTGAAGCACTCCGTGAATCAGAACAAATGACACCAAAGCAGATCAAGATTCTGGAAGCGGCTATTGAACTTATTGCGGAAAAAGGGTACGCTGCTACGTCAACAAGTGAGATCGCCAAACGCGCTGGTGTAGCAGAGGGAACGATTTTTCGCCACTATCGAACAAAAAAGGATTTGCTCATTTCCATCGTGAAACCAGTCATATCACAGTTTTTAGCACCATTGTTTGCGGAAAAGTTTGTCGATGACGTGTTTCGGAAATCACATGCAAGCTTTGAAGACTTTTTATATTTGTTTATGAAAAACCGCTTTGCATTTGCTCAGGCCAATCTTCCACTTTTAAAAATAGTCATCCAGGAGTTGGCCTTTCACCCAGAGATTAAGAAGGCCTATCAAAACACATTTATCGAAAAAGTGTATCCGGCTATGAATAAAACCCTTGATTTTTATAAAGCGGAAGGGCAACTGCAAAGCCTGCCAAACGACACGATTATCCGGATGATCGTGCCAACCATCCTTGGATTTATGATCACCCGATTTTTGGTACAGCCGGATCGAGAATGGGACGATGAAGCGGAGATCAAGCGAACGATTACGTATATGTTGAATGGTGTGGGAAAGTAG
- a CDS encoding sensor domain-containing protein — MEFTFDRILMDGISDMVFVVRVERDPVFIYDFLNRAAMDGTGLNRDAVGKSIREVYKEETGTFLFEQYNKVVTSGEAVIYEDSYVSPNGERNYSKTKLTPLFDEQNQCKQIVAVVKDISKEKNARLETEKTWGKLQESNKRYQSLFHHNSDAIILFDLNGQIEDGNIACESVTGYTPQELVGTTLNSLVVKEDANLLKRLFKQAISGTTKNSRLEIHNKSGQRIELSLKVTPLIIDEQVTGIYGILRDITDVGRLIKKLEESEERFRIIAEHAQDLITLLDDKGKIIYVSPSYKNILGFNHHEYIGKFFLHNVYPDDRMNMDQVVIQSIKKGESFTVQFKQYNHKEEPIWCEAHGTPIFDNQGKFKHMVVLTRNISLQKEYERQLKHFALHDSLTGLPNRRLFKDRLANALKEFMEKQNGLAVIMMDVDHFKNINDEMGHDIGDEVIEEFGKRVQETIRDCDIVARLGGDEFVILLPGVGSSQNATMIAEHIQQAMQQPWNLNGNSLKVTTSMGIAMAPAQGATPFSMLKNADIALYEAKNAGRNSYQLRETIEETILLSINRIEK, encoded by the coding sequence ATGGAGTTTACATTTGATAGAATATTGATGGATGGAATAAGTGATATGGTATTTGTTGTTCGCGTTGAACGAGATCCTGTTTTTATTTATGACTTTTTGAATCGGGCTGCAATGGATGGAACCGGGCTGAATCGGGATGCTGTGGGCAAATCCATTCGCGAGGTGTATAAAGAGGAAACGGGAACCTTTTTATTTGAGCAATACAATAAGGTAGTAACCAGTGGTGAAGCCGTGATCTACGAGGATTCCTATGTGTCTCCCAATGGTGAAAGGAACTATTCAAAAACGAAATTAACGCCCCTATTTGATGAGCAAAACCAATGCAAGCAAATTGTGGCAGTTGTTAAGGATATTTCCAAGGAAAAAAATGCGAGATTGGAAACGGAAAAAACGTGGGGCAAGCTCCAGGAAAGTAATAAACGTTACCAGTCATTGTTTCATCATAATTCGGACGCCATCATTTTATTTGATTTAAATGGTCAAATTGAGGATGGAAATATCGCTTGTGAAAGTGTCACTGGCTACACGCCCCAAGAACTTGTTGGGACCACTTTAAACTCTTTAGTCGTTAAAGAAGATGCCAACCTGTTAAAAAGATTATTTAAACAAGCAATTTCTGGCACTACTAAAAATTCGCGGCTGGAGATTCATAATAAATCAGGGCAGCGGATCGAGCTTTCCTTAAAAGTGACGCCATTAATCATAGATGAACAAGTTACCGGAATATATGGTATTTTGCGAGATATTACAGATGTTGGTAGATTAATAAAGAAATTAGAAGAAAGCGAAGAGCGTTTTCGCATCATTGCAGAGCATGCGCAGGATTTGATCACACTGCTTGATGATAAGGGAAAGATTATATATGTTTCCCCTTCTTATAAAAATATACTAGGATTTAACCATCACGAATATATCGGTAAATTTTTCCTCCATAACGTGTACCCTGACGATCGTATGAACATGGATCAAGTAGTCATACAATCGATTAAAAAAGGAGAATCGTTTACCGTACAGTTTAAACAATATAATCATAAAGAAGAACCTATTTGGTGTGAAGCGCATGGTACACCGATTTTTGATAATCAAGGTAAGTTTAAACATATGGTGGTGCTGACGAGGAATATTAGTTTACAAAAGGAATATGAACGACAACTGAAACATTTTGCTCTACATGATTCCCTGACTGGCTTACCGAACCGCCGTTTATTCAAAGATCGTTTAGCCAATGCATTGAAGGAATTCATGGAAAAACAGAATGGATTAGCCGTAATCATGATGGATGTTGACCATTTCAAAAACATAAATGACGAAATGGGCCATGATATTGGTGATGAAGTTATTGAGGAATTTGGAAAACGGGTACAGGAAACGATCCGTGATTGTGATATCGTTGCCAGACTTGGCGGTGATGAATTTGTTATCCTTTTACCAGGAGTTGGCTCCAGTCAGAATGCCACAATGATTGCAGAACATATTCAACAAGCGATGCAGCAGCCGTGGAATTTAAATGGTAATTCTTTAAAAGTTACAACGAGCATGGGAATAGCCATGGCCCCAGCACAAGGTGCGACTCCATTTTCGATGTTAAAAAATGCTGATATAGCACTCTATGAAGCCAAAAACGCGGGGAGAAATTCTTATCAATTACGAGAAACTATAGAGGAAACCATTCTTCTATCAATAAACCGCATCGAAAAATAG
- a CDS encoding PilZ domain-containing protein, translated as MRYKREEPFRYTFDEPISALFQIKEIDGHSVETSEGEAKIIDISPEGVKLNSELNLPDTIDKSIHLSISFALNGNPFDFIGIIVWKKKVGTATNYGIDFLTDDSAKQALVEQIKLYAKNQAK; from the coding sequence ATGAGATATAAGAGAGAAGAGCCTTTTCGCTACACATTTGATGAGCCAATTTCAGCACTTTTCCAAATTAAAGAAATTGATGGTCATTCGGTCGAAACTTCTGAAGGGGAAGCGAAAATAATTGATATCAGTCCAGAGGGTGTAAAGCTGAATTCGGAGTTAAATCTACCTGATACAATCGATAAATCTATCCATTTGTCTATCTCATTTGCATTAAATGGGAACCCGTTCGACTTCATTGGTATTATTGTTTGGAAGAAAAAGGTAGGCACCGCAACTAATTATGGCATTGACTTTCTTACCGATGACTCTGCCAAACAAGCGCTAGTTGAGCAGATAAAACTTTATGCAAAAAACCAGGCGAAATAA
- the sda gene encoding sporulation histidine kinase inhibitor Sda, translating to MQCLSDNALLDAYFKALELKLDSDFLNLLTDELNRRGIAFDKLQSGEHTGQVSIHDEI from the coding sequence ATGCAGTGTTTAAGTGATAATGCGTTATTAGATGCCTATTTCAAAGCGTTGGAATTAAAATTGGACAGTGATTTTTTAAACTTGTTAACAGATGAATTAAATAGAAGAGGAATTGCCTTTGATAAACTTCAAAGTGGGGAGCATACAGGTCAGGTGAGCATTCACGATGAGATATAA
- a CDS encoding APC family permease, with product MEERQKLKKSLKPHWVWAIALGSSIGWGAFVQPTVWMADGGPIGVIIGFLIGAALMMLIAVSYGFLIKSFPVSGGEFAYSFVSLGRTHAFICGWFLTLGYICIVALNASAFALMFKFVFPKLIENLHLYQIAGWDVYGMEIIIASLALVIFGYLNVRGTGLTGRMQFIFCLIMLVGVLAITFSIGGSAGTSLADIKPYFPSNTSTFAAIISIVAIAPWAYVGFDNVPQAAEEFKFSSKKAFTLIILAILFAAVLYSFMIIATAMARPWEALVAENNLWGTAVAVTDVMGTLGLVILVVALSMGIFTGLNGFIISSSRLLFAMSRAKILPEVFSKVHPKYKTPYVGIIFTVIVAMFAPWFGRQALLWVVDMSSIGVSIAYFYTCYTAFSIFKWSMNSGFDPAKHVIAPGKKFISCIGMLASITFIGLLLIPGSPAFLGIESRIALIAWVALGFVFYLAKRTEFNKIPKEELNYLILGNKKIEVENK from the coding sequence ATGGAAGAACGACAGAAACTTAAGAAGTCATTAAAACCTCACTGGGTCTGGGCGATTGCCTTAGGATCTTCAATTGGCTGGGGTGCATTTGTACAACCGACCGTCTGGATGGCAGATGGTGGACCAATTGGTGTTATTATCGGATTTTTAATCGGTGCAGCGTTAATGATGTTAATCGCTGTTAGTTATGGATTTTTAATTAAAAGCTTTCCCGTTTCAGGCGGTGAGTTTGCATATTCCTTCGTTAGTTTAGGCCGCACACACGCATTTATCTGTGGGTGGTTTTTGACCCTCGGCTACATATGTATTGTTGCTCTCAATGCATCTGCATTTGCATTAATGTTCAAATTTGTTTTCCCAAAACTTATTGAAAATCTCCACCTCTATCAAATTGCCGGCTGGGATGTCTATGGCATGGAAATTATTATTGCATCGCTGGCACTTGTTATTTTCGGCTATCTCAATGTTCGTGGCACCGGATTAACCGGCCGCATGCAATTTATCTTTTGCTTAATCATGCTTGTCGGGGTACTCGCGATCACATTTTCAATCGGTGGCAGCGCTGGGACATCACTAGCTGATATCAAGCCATATTTCCCATCGAATACATCCACATTTGCCGCGATTATTTCAATTGTTGCAATCGCGCCATGGGCATATGTTGGCTTTGATAATGTCCCACAGGCAGCGGAAGAATTCAAGTTTTCATCTAAAAAAGCATTCACCTTGATTATCCTGGCAATTCTATTTGCCGCGGTATTGTACAGCTTTATGATCATCGCAACTGCAATGGCTCGCCCATGGGAAGCACTCGTTGCTGAAAATAATCTCTGGGGAACAGCGGTGGCAGTCACAGATGTAATGGGAACGCTTGGTTTAGTCATCTTAGTCGTAGCACTCAGCATGGGAATTTTTACCGGACTAAATGGGTTTATCATTTCATCGAGTCGTTTGCTTTTTGCCATGTCACGTGCGAAAATTTTACCGGAAGTATTTTCAAAAGTTCATCCAAAATATAAAACGCCGTATGTTGGTATTATTTTCACCGTAATCGTGGCTATGTTTGCGCCATGGTTTGGTCGTCAAGCATTGTTATGGGTCGTGGACATGTCATCGATTGGGGTATCGATCGCATACTTTTACACGTGCTATACAGCATTCAGCATTTTTAAATGGTCGATGAACAGCGGGTTTGATCCTGCAAAACATGTCATTGCACCAGGCAAAAAATTCATCTCCTGTATCGGCATGCTGGCAAGTATAACGTTTATCGGACTCTTGCTTATTCCAGGCTCACCAGCATTTCTTGGCATCGAATCAAGAATCGCGCTAATCGCCTGGGTTGCACTTGGATTTGTATTTTACCTAGCCAAACGGACGGAATTTAACAAAATACCGAAAGAAGAATTGAACTACTTGATCTTGGGGAATAAGAAGATTGAAGTGGAGAATAAGTAA
- a CDS encoding cyclase family protein yields the protein MKLYDVTAPIFEGMPVYKNKEEKQPKISTETNGHVTESRIAMDLHTGTHVDSPLHMLTDGDTMETINIDDLVGNVKLFDLTHVEDRITKKDIASFQIEKDDFVLFKTKNSLQDSFDFNFIFVAEDAATYLAEIGIKGVGVDGLGIERSQSEHPTHRTLFSHNVIIIEGLRLKEVPTGEYFMVAAPIRVQGTDAAPARILLFDGIVAE from the coding sequence ATGAAATTATATGATGTAACAGCACCCATTTTTGAGGGAATGCCTGTCTATAAAAACAAGGAAGAGAAACAGCCGAAAATTAGTACGGAAACGAATGGACATGTAACAGAGTCTCGCATTGCGATGGATCTTCATACCGGAACACATGTCGACTCCCCACTACACATGTTGACTGATGGCGATACGATGGAAACAATCAATATTGACGATTTGGTTGGCAATGTGAAGCTATTTGATTTAACTCATGTCGAGGATCGAATCACTAAAAAGGATATTGCATCATTTCAGATTGAGAAAGATGATTTTGTTCTATTTAAAACAAAAAACTCGCTGCAAGATTCGTTCGATTTTAACTTCATTTTTGTTGCCGAAGACGCTGCTACATATCTAGCAGAAATCGGCATAAAAGGTGTTGGGGTTGACGGCCTTGGCATTGAACGAAGCCAAAGTGAACACCCAACCCACCGTACGCTTTTTAGCCATAATGTCATTATTATAGAAGGTCTCCGATTAAAAGAAGTGCCTACAGGAGAATACTTCATGGTCGCAGCACCAATCCGAGTCCAAGGAACCGACGCAGCACCAGCACGTATTTTGTTGTTTGATGGAATAGTTGCGGAATAA
- the zwf gene encoding glucose-6-phosphate dehydrogenase, producing the protein MVTQQKPKAVIVIFGATGDLAKRKLFPSIYRLFQNGKIGDDFAVVGTARRPWTNDVFRNNVEKSIESDTTTKEELDAFTSHFYYHPFDVTEPSSYQELDALLEKLEGNYQTDGNRIFYLAMAPEFFGVIADNLKEHGLKNSTGWTRLVIEKPFGHDLSSAKELNNEIRAAFDEEQIYRIDHYLGKEMVQNIEVIRFANGIFEHLWNNRFISNVQITSSESLGLEDRSRYYDHSGAIRDMVQNHMLQMVALLAMEPPIKLTTEEVRSEKIKVLRALRKMATDEVDTYFVRGQYGSGHMKGNDVSSYRDEAPELAKSNTETFVAGKIMIDNYRWAGVPFYIRTGKRMTEKSTKIVVEFNDIPMNLYYENKQEKHPNLLVINIQPDEGITLYLNAKKSGIGTHAQPIKLAYNNNGVNAINTPEAYEKLLFDCMVGDTTNFTHWNEVEQSWAFVDPILNAWDKKMPDFPNYPAGSMGPKEADKLLEKDGFLWWPITDN; encoded by the coding sequence GTGGTTACACAACAAAAGCCAAAAGCAGTTATCGTAATTTTTGGGGCAACAGGCGATTTAGCAAAGCGCAAATTGTTTCCGTCGATCTATCGTCTTTTTCAAAATGGGAAAATTGGTGATGATTTCGCCGTTGTTGGTACAGCGCGGAGACCATGGACGAACGATGTTTTTCGTAACAATGTGGAAAAATCGATTGAAAGTGATACCACGACGAAAGAGGAGCTTGATGCGTTTACATCTCATTTTTATTATCATCCGTTTGATGTGACGGAACCTTCCTCTTATCAGGAATTAGACGCTTTATTAGAGAAGCTTGAAGGCAACTATCAAACAGATGGCAACAGGATTTTTTACTTAGCTATGGCACCAGAGTTTTTCGGGGTTATTGCCGATAATTTAAAGGAACATGGATTAAAGAATAGCACTGGATGGACACGTTTGGTTATCGAAAAGCCATTCGGCCATGATTTGTCATCTGCCAAAGAATTAAACAACGAAATTCGTGCGGCATTTGATGAGGAACAAATTTACCGGATTGACCATTATTTAGGAAAAGAAATGGTCCAAAATATTGAGGTAATCCGTTTCGCCAATGGGATTTTTGAACACCTGTGGAATAATCGATTTATTTCCAACGTGCAAATCACCTCAAGTGAATCACTCGGTTTAGAGGATCGATCCCGCTATTATGACCATTCAGGTGCGATTCGAGACATGGTGCAAAACCACATGTTGCAAATGGTGGCATTACTTGCGATGGAACCGCCAATCAAGCTGACAACAGAAGAAGTTCGCTCAGAAAAAATTAAAGTTCTTCGTGCATTAAGGAAAATGGCGACGGATGAAGTCGATACCTATTTTGTCCGCGGTCAGTATGGAAGCGGCCATATGAAAGGGAATGATGTTAGTAGTTATCGGGATGAAGCACCAGAACTAGCCAAGTCGAACACCGAAACATTTGTGGCCGGTAAAATCATGATTGATAATTACCGCTGGGCCGGGGTGCCATTTTATATTCGCACAGGTAAACGGATGACCGAAAAATCGACAAAAATTGTTGTTGAATTCAACGATATTCCAATGAATTTATACTATGAAAATAAGCAAGAAAAGCATCCTAATTTGCTTGTTATCAACATTCAGCCGGATGAAGGAATTACCCTTTATCTCAATGCGAAGAAATCAGGAATTGGAACCCATGCGCAACCAATCAAACTCGCTTATAACAATAATGGTGTGAACGCAATTAATACACCGGAAGCATATGAAAAACTGCTTTTCGATTGCATGGTTGGGGATACAACGAATTTTACCCATTGGAATGAAGTCGAACAGTCATGGGCATTTGTAGACCCAATTTTAAATGCATGGGATAAGAAAATGCCCGATTTCCCAAATTACCCAGCAGGTTCAATGGGCCCAAAAGAAGCAGACAAGCTGCTTGAAAAGGACGGTTTTCTTTGGTGGCCTATAACCGACAATTAA